In Centropristis striata isolate RG_2023a ecotype Rhode Island chromosome 1, C.striata_1.0, whole genome shotgun sequence, one DNA window encodes the following:
- the tet2 gene encoding methylcytosine dioxygenase TET2, translating into METEQARHETEESLILAQFGTSRNISHKLQNGGQSSEGDSLQITGDTNWNHYKPSIGANSMKRHRENCNSPASVQGLFDQGSYMMNGELMNGELKHALTEQSLLAHQPKKLKVDSEMKGNDVMGSSLVDTFPELTKATEFECNPQQTEIKLDKRNCNFPNGDIFCLPRNKQVSIPNGAVTPPSTIESTPGDLLEKTLSQYYPEQVSIAPQTSVPQLDAVNGAHANKLSSEGAQPRSLTSGLPNSAQMPDSQQQQPGASGNAEGGNNYNSVNYVVNGYSNNFEADHQQQQQQQQQQQQHQQRPPSYSGQELSLGQLPGMIPTTKTANSSQQHQNGPRCYPDDANPQGLFAKANQEFNQNSFLERNAPLQNTETGGYGAFPNSGMQKMGQSEEPRSGQHQSHGTDRGHQYGMQPQNFKQNAGNPHGADSTGPMGSGLQQARHAGLENGMENPPQQRANLSCSTPHQRGWAEMNSSHSQQQTASGPSSQAQEQDMWRGFPAKPQSEQQTANPQVHCQMLEPNSAQRFQTQTGFTDSSQGPNSFQQQQQDHLPPQTHCAPAQNNTAPEWQQSNSKAPQMQQPLPQKMPEQRNFHQDQQADSRYHAQMQSEHLCEDPDLQDILSPGFLPTQQQQQHCHLQRPLSHPPQFEGQQLKSPDYRPRSQPQPSQQQLQSNQPLRNNSAQPNNQHIQHSDHATFSYNNTTEMQQLQHPRQFAPNSGSSNLKQFQPQRPNNHCHQPNHADFSQTSPQPQPHLPQGALSQQVSTQMYPKAEQQLKMSCTQFQRGPRLPLAPVGPQGDFQRHAALRMHLLQRQERQVPPHLLQSTIDPKHGLRTVKMENGPRFELPQQQEQQLQMREGGIGGQVQVKQENQPSMCEQSKRPGSILASMEQTLRQYQLSPMFEKKSLVVNSNKVKVESSGPVTILSTNTDLGGVESAAAGPATAAHKNPPDCTPKKEHLLQSFMDSPMKLLDTPIKNLLDTPMKTQYDIASCHCVEQISEKDEGPYYTHLGSAPSVPDIRERMEQRSGLTGRAIRIEKVIYTGKEGKSTQGCPIAKWVIRRESVDEKLLVLVRERTGHKCETACIIVVILVWEGVLPSVADRLYLELSETLNKHGALTQRRCAINEERTCACQGLNPDNCGASFSFGCSWSMYYNGCKFARSKIPRKFKLLGDDMKEEERLESNFQNLATLLGPLYKRLAPEAYSNQVEHEHRAPDCRLGLKEGRPFSGVTACLDFCAHAHRDLHNMQGGSTVVCTLTSQDNREIGKIPEDEQLHVLPLYKASSTDEFGSEEGQQEKIKSGAIQVLSAFRRQVRMLAEPAKSCRQKKLDAKKAAASKNAMLDNEKAEKALLAKSKAGTYDNTVQSTPMAGPIPGAVGAILQSGQPTHPLGVHDQQLQQHQHQSILPPYPGSTNVAGYPRFPNHHGSFPSTSKPGSMYPPQPPTPASPYPSSLHVPNSYINGSNRPYPGYQCNGGMPLDNYPPYYASNPKHLDMYRQQRPALYSEQQYGVHQRYGVNYPPRYGEPGLQVNGYNACSMRPVSPMRPYSPYGPNGASAPQFMDPLSRAPSAHGGLDYSAAVSKGNQFGGYPNPYLSRSPQILAPGQDPFHMQIKTEMGMPRPQMLSAQLGSGCLNPETQSGLGLPNGSLMGPGIKQEPGTPQTPTTPQKPEVWSDNEHNFLDPDIGGVAVAPSHGSVLIECAKRELHATTPIKNPDRNHPTRISLVFYQHKNMNEAKHGLALWEAKMAEKAREKEEDAERNGGEGTPSKGKKGAKREHPESSETTGEPPYKRFIQALMEGSLSGTTNTFVSTAPYAFTKVTGPYSQFV; encoded by the exons ATGGAAACAGAACAGGCCAGACATGAGACGGAAGAAAGTCTGATATTAGCACAATTTGGCACATCTCGCAACATCTCTCACAAACTCCAGAATGGCGGCCAGTCTTCAGAGGGAGATTCTCTGCAGATCACTGGGGATACGAACTGGAACCATTACAAGCCTAGCATAGGTGCCAACTCCATGAAGAGGCACAGGGAGAACTGCAACAGCCCCGCTTCAGTACAAGGGCTGTTCGATCAAGGATCCTACATGATGAATGGAGAACTGATGAATGGGGAGTTGAAGCATGCACTCACTGAGCAGTCCTTACTGGCCCACCAGCCCAAGAAGCTTAAAGTAGATTCTGAGATGAAAGGCAATGACGTCATGGGTTCCAGTTTGGTGGATACCTTTCCAGAATTGACAAAGGCAACAGAGTTTGAATGCAATCCCCAACAAACAGAGATTAAATTAGACAAGAGGAACTGTAATTTTCCTAATGGAGATATTTTCTGTCTACCGAGGAATAAACAGGTCTCGATTCCAAATGGTGCTGTAACGCCCCCCTCAACCATAGAAAGCACTCCAGGCGATCTTTTAGAGAAAACCTTGTCTCAGTATTATCCTGAGCAAGTGTCAATCGCACCACAAACATCTGTGCCACAGCTAGATGCTGTCAATGGTGCACATGCAAACAAGCTGTCCAGTGAAGGTGCTCAACCCCGCTCTTTAACCTCAGGATTGCCCAATTCAGCTCAGATGCCTGACTCACAGCAACAGCAGCCTGGGGCATCGGGCAACGCTGAAGGAGGCAACAATTATAACTCTGTCAACTATGTAGTGAATGGATACTCCAACAACTTTGAAGCAGACcaccagcagcaacaacaacaacaacaacaacaacagcagcatcagcagcgaCCACCATCTTACTCTGGTCAGGAGCTGTCTTTGGGTCAGCTGCCAGGCATGATCCCAACTACAAAAACTGCCAATAGCTCACAACAACATCAAAACGGCCCACGGTGCTATCCAGATGATGCAAATCCTCAAGGTCTTTTTGCAAAGGCCAACCAAGAGTTTAACCAGAACTCTTTTCTGGAGCGTAACGCTCCTCTACAGAACACAGAGACAGGTGGATATGGAGCCTTTCCCAATTCTGGGATGCAGAAGATGGGGCAAAGTGAAGAACCCAGGTCTGGGCAACACCAGAGCCATGGCACTGACAGGGGCCACCAGTACGGAATGCAACCCCAGAACTTTAAGCAAAACGCTGGTAACCCACATGGAGCTGACAGTACAGGACCCATGGGAAGCGGTCTACAACAGGCACGACATGCTGGGTTAGAAAATGGGATGGAGAACCCACCTCAGCAGAGAGCCAACTTATCGTGTTCGACTCCCCACCAGAGAGGCTGGGCAGAGATGAACTCTTCACATTCCCAGCAGCAAACAGCAAGTGGCCCGTCTTCCCAGGCACAGGAGCAGGACATGTGGCGGGGTTTCCCTGCTAAGCCTCAGTCAGAGCAGCAGACAGCTAACCCCCAGGTTCACTGCCAGATGTTGGAGCCAAATTCAGCACAGAGATTCCAGACACAGACAGGTTTCACAGATAGCAGCCAGGGGCCGAACAGCttccagcagcaacagcaggacCATCTCCCGCcacaaacacactgtgctcCAGCTCAGAACAACACTGCCCCTGAGTGGCAGCAGTCAAATTCAAAAGCACCCCAGATGCAGCAGCCTCTTCCCCAGAAAATGCCTGAGCAGCGTAATTTCCACCAAGATCAGCAGGCAGACAGCCGCTACCATGCCCAGATGCAGTCAGAGCACTTATGTGAAGACCCTGACCTGCAGGATATACTGTCACCTGGGTTTTTACCaacacagcagcaacaacagcactGTCATCTTCAACGTCCCCTGTCCCACCCACCACAATTTGAAGGGCAGCAACTCAAGTCTCCCGATTACAGACCTCGCAGTCAGCCTCAGCCAAGTCAGCAGCAGCTTCAATCCAACCAGCCTCTTAGAAACAATTCAGCTCAACCCAACAACCAACACATCCAGCACAGCGACCATGCAACATTTAGttacaacaacacaacagagaTGCAACAGCTTCAACATCCAAGGCAGTTTGCACCAAACTCAGGCAGCAGTAACCTCAAGCAATTTCAACCACAGCGGCCTAACAACCACTGCCACCAGCCCAACCATGCAGACTTCTCCCAGACCTCTCCACAGCCACAACCTCACTTACCACAAGGTGCGTTAAGCCAACAGGTATCAACACAGATGTATCCTAAAGCTGAACAGCAATTGAAGATGTCATGCACTCAGTTTCAACGGGGACCTCGACTACCTCTGGCACCTGTGGGTCCTCAAGGAGACTTTCAGAGGCATGCAGCCCTGCGTATGCACCTGTTACAAAGGCAGGAGCGCCAGGTCCCTCCCCATCTCCTTCAGAGCACTATCGACCCCAAACATGGCTTGAGAACTGTGAAAATGGAAAACGGACCCAGGTTTGAGCTGCCACAGCAGCAAGAGCAGCAGTTACAGATGCGAGAGGGAGGCATTGGCGGCCAAGTCCAAGTCAAGCAGGAGAATCAACCATCCATGTGCGAGCAAAGCAAGAGGCCGGGAAGTATCCTGGCCTCCATGGAACAAACCCTGAGGCAGTACCAGCTTTCGCCCATGTTTGAGAAGAAATCGCTTGTCGTCAATTCAAATAAAGTCAAGGTGGAATCTTCTGGGCCAGTCACAATCCTGTCAACCAACACTGATCTGGGTGGAGTGGAATCAGCAGCAGCTGGCCCTGCAACTGCAGCCCATAAAAACCCACCTGACTGCACCCCTAAGAAGGAACACCTCCTGCAAAGCTTTATGGACTCTCCTATGAAGCTTTTGGATACCCCTATAAAGAACCTACTGGACACCCCCATGAAAACACAGTATGACATTGCATCCTGCCACtgtgttg AACAAATCAGTGAGAAGGATGAGGGTCCATACTACACTCACTTGGGGTCAGCGCCGAGTGTTCCTGATATACGAGAGAGGATGGAGCAAAG ATCTGGTCTAACTGGTCGTGCCATCAGGATTGAAAAAGTAATATACACCGGTAAGGAAGGAAAAAGTACACAAGGGTGCCCCATAGCCAAATGG GTGATTCGTCGGGAAAGTGTAGACGAAAAACTACTGGTGCTGGTGCGGGAACGTACGGGTCACAAATGTGAGACAGCCTGCATCATTGTAGTAATCCTGGTGTGGGAGGGTGTCCTGCCCAGCGTGGCCGACCGCCTCTACCTCGAGCTAAGTGAAACTCTAAACAAGCACGGAGCCCTCACCCAGAGACGATGCGCCATCAATGAGGA GAGGACCTGTGCATGTCAAGGGTTAAATCCTGACAACTGTGGAGCATCTTTCTCCTTTGGCTGCTCCTGGAGCATGTACTACAACGGCTGCAAGTTCGCCCGGAGCAAAATCCCAAGAAAATTCAAGCTACTAGGGGATGACATGAAAGAG gAAGAGAGACTGGAGAGCAACTTTCAAAATCTAGCAACCTTATTGGGTCCTTTGTATAAAAGGTTGGCACCTGAAGCGTATTCAAATCAG GTGGAACATGAACACAGGGCGCCAGATTGTCGCCTGGGCCTTAAGGAGGGACGTCCCTTTTCTGGAGTCACTGCTTGTCTGGACTTCTGCGCCCACGCCCACAGAGATCTCCACAACATGCAGGGCGGAAGCACTGTG GTGTGTACTTTAACAAGCCAGGATAACCGAGAGATTGGAAAGATACCAGAGGATGAGCAGCTCCATGTACTGCCTCTTTATAAGGCTTCCAGCACTGATGAATTTGGCAGTGAGGAGGGTCAGCAGGAGAAAATCAAGTCAGGCGCCATCCAAGTCCTCAGTGCCTTCCGCCGCCAGGTGCGCATGCTTGCAGAGCCTGCCAAGTCTTGCCGGCAGAAAAAGCTGGATGCTAAGAAGGCAGCTGCCAGCAAGAATGCCATGCTCGACAATGAAAAGGCAGAGAAGGCCCTCCTGGCCAAGTCAAAAGCTGGCACTTATGACAATACTGTTCAGAGCACTCCTATGGCAG gacCTATTCCAGGTGCTGTTGGAGCAATCCTACAGTCAGGTCAGCCGACACACCCCCTCGGGGTCCACGATCAGCAACTACAGCAACATCAGCACCAGAGCATTCTTCCCCCTTATCCTGGCTCGACAAATGTAGCCGGCTACCCCAGGTTCCCCAACCACCATGGGTCTTTTCCAAGCACTTCCAAGCCAGGCAGCATGTATCCACCTCAGCCTCCAACACCAGCCAGCCCTTACCCGTCTTCGCTCCACGTACCAAACTCGTATATTAACGGATCAAATCGTCCATACCCGGGTTATCAATGTAACGGAGGAATGCCCCTTGACAATTACCCTCCTTACTATGCTTCAAACCCAAAGCACCTGGACATGTATCGACAGCAGCGTCCAGCGCTTTACTCAGAGCAGCAGTACGGTGTACATCAACGTTATGGAGTCAATTATCCACCAAGGTATGGTGAGCCAGGTTTACAGGTCAATGGTTACAATGCCTGCAGCATGAGGCCAGTTTCCCCTATGAGACCTTACTCTCCTTACGGTCCTAATGGGGCCTCAGCCCCCCAGTTTATGGACCCTCTCTCAAGAGCACCCTCAGCTCATGGAGGTCTAGACTATTCAGCTGCTGTGAGCAAAGGCAATCAGTTTGGAGGATACCCAAATCCATACCTCTCTCGGAGCCCTCAGATCTTAGCCCCGGGCCAAGATCCTTTCCATATGCAAATCAAGACAGAGATGGGCATGCCCCGCCCTCAGATGCTCTCTGCTCAGTTAGGCAGTGGGTGCTTAAACCCTGAAACACAGTCAGGGTTAGGTCTGCCTAACGGGAGCCTCATGGGCCCTGGTATTAAGCAGGAGCCTGGAACACCACAGACACCCACAACCCCACAAAAGCCGGAGGTGTGGTCAGACAATGAGCACAACTTCTTGGACCCTGACATTGGTGGCGTGGCGGTTGCACCGAGCCACGGATCAGTGCTTATTGAGTGTGCAAAACGGGAGCTCCACGCCACAACGCCCATCAAAAACCCAGACCGCAACCACCCAACACGTATCTCCTTGGTCTTCTACCAGCACAAAAACATGAACGAGGCCAAGCATGGTTTGGCGCTGTGGGAAGCCAAGATGGCAGAGAAGGCTCGAGAGAAGGAAGAAGACGCAGAGAGGAATGGTGGTGAGGGGACACCGAGCAAGGGCAAGAAGGGGGCGAAGCGTGAGCATCCGGAGTCATCAGAGACCACCGGGGAGCCTCCTTACAAGCGTTTCATCCAGGCACTTATGGAGGGCTCCTTGTCGGGCACAACAAACACCTTTGTCAGTACAGCTCCATACGCCTTCACCAAGGTAACTGGGCCTTACAGTCAGTTTGTGTAA